In Solanum stenotomum isolate F172 chromosome 6, ASM1918654v1, whole genome shotgun sequence, one DNA window encodes the following:
- the LOC125867666 gene encoding probably inactive leucine-rich repeat receptor-like protein kinase IMK2, whose protein sequence is MKNQDQVQDFSCFYQYPFGVFMFLIQERDVGCVKKKEKWIPFIQILLFLQLMICGAQLALGQVWDGVIITEANYQALEALKHELVDPRGYLSSWNDSGYGACSGTWVGIKCAQGQVIVIQLPLKGFGGRITESIGQFQALRKLSFHDNEIGGSVPSCLGFLPNLRGVQLYNNRFSGSIPPSLGLCPVLQTLELSNNSLSGAIPDSLVNSSKLYRLNLSYNLLSGSIPASITQSRSLVFIDLKYNNLTGSIPDSWGGNGDRQFKLESLTLDHNSLSGGIPVSFGKLSELLEISLSHNRIVGVIPNDIGRLSMVRNLDFSYNEINGSLPESITNLSSLMVLNLESNNLDGEIPLDVKKLQKLLFLNLRNNRFRGDIPAAIGDISGLVEIDLSRNNLTGEIPESVSELPNLSSFNVSYNSLSGPVPTYLAKKFNSSVFVGNVQLCGYNTSNPCPVTPSPVTRGRKRSIKDIILIVVGCLIIVLFLLCCILLCCLIKKRGEPKKAKDAKGVPPTAGEVEAAGDNGGKLVHFGGGMMFSADDLLCATADILGKSTYGTVYRATLEDGSQVAVKRMREKITKVQREFEKEVNVLGKIRHPNLLAIRSYYLGTKGEKLLIFDYMPKGSLSNFLHARGPDTPIHWPTRMRIAKGTTRGLLHLHTNANIIHGNLTSSNVLLDENTDAIIADYGLSRLVTAAANSNVIATAGALGYRAPELNKLKKANVKTDVYSLGVIILELLTGKSPGEAVNGVDFPRKVASIVKEEGTNEVFDLELMKDASIIGDELLVTLKLALHCVDPSPSARPELQQVLRQLEDIRRETPTAGPSTSY, encoded by the exons atgaaaaatcaagacCAAGTTCAAGATTTTAGCTGTTTTTACCAGTACCCATTTGGGGTTTTCATGTTTTTAATCCAAGAAAGAGATGTGGGGTGTgttaaaaagaaggaaaaatggaTACCATTTATccaaattttgttgtttttgcagCTGATGATTTGTGGAGCTCAGTTAGCTTTAGGTCAAGTTTGGGATGGTGTAATTATCACTGAGGCAAATTATCAAGCACTTGAAGCGCTCAAACATGAGTTAGTTGATCCTAGAGGGTATTTAAGTAGCTGGAATGATAGTGGTTATGGAGCTTGTTCTGGTACTTGGGTTGGCATAAAATGTGCTCAAGGACAAGTTATTGTTATTCAGCTTCCGTTAAAAGGATTTGGGGGAAGAATCACTGAAAGTATTGGTCAATTTCAAGCACTAAGAAAACTTAGTTTTCATGATAATGAAATTGGTGGTTCAGTACCTTCATGTTTGGGTTTTTTACCCAATCTAAGAGGTGTTCAATTGTACAATAACAGGTTTTCTGGTTCTATTCCTCCTTCACTTGGTTTATGTCCAGTTCTACAAACACTTGAACTTAGTAACAATTCTTTATCTGGTGCAATCCCTGATAGTCTTGTGAATTCATCTAAGCTTTATAGACTTAATCTTAGTTACAATTTATTGTCTGGTTCCATTCCTGCTAGTATAACTCAATCGCGCTCTCTAGTCTTTATTGACTTGAAATATAATAACTTGACAGGGTCTATTCCGGATTCTTGGGGTGGAAATGGAGATAGACAGTTTAAATTAGAGTCGTTGACGCTTGATCATAATTCTTTGTCTGGTGGAATTCCTGTTTCTTTTGGGAAGTTGAGTGAGCTTCTTGAGATTTCGTTGAGTCATAATCGTATCGTTGGTGTCATCCCAAATGATATTGGAAGGCTTAGTATGGTTAGgaatcttgatttttcttataatGAGATTAATGGTAGTTTGCCAGAGAGTATAACCAATCTGTCCtccctcatggttctcaacttgGAAAGTAACAATCTTGATGGTGAAATCCCGTTGGATGTAAAGAAGTTGCAAAAGTTGTTGTTTCTTAACCTGAGGAATAACCGGTTTAGAGGTGATATTCCAGCTGCTATCGGGGACATTTCTGGTCTAGTCGAGATAGATTTGTCTCGTAACAATCTAACCGGAGAAATCCCAGAGTCTGTTAGTGAGTTACCTAATCTTAGTTCCTTTAATGTTTCATATAACTCTCTGTCTGGTCCTGTTCCTACTTATCTTGCTAAGAAATTCAATTCAAGTGTGTTTGTGGGTAATGTTCAGCTATGTGGCTATAATACTTCGAATCCATGTCCTGTTACACCTTCTCCAGTTACACGAGGTAGAAAACGAAGTATTAAAGACATTATTCTCATAGTAGTAGGGTGTCTTATAATAGTCTTGTTTCTACTCTGTTGCATTCTTCTCTGCTGTTTGATCAAGAAAAGAGGTGAACCCAAAAAAGCAAAAGATGCAAAGGGTGTTCCTCCAACTGCCGGAGAAGTTGAGGCGGCTGGGGATAATGGAGGAAAACTTGTCCATTTTGGTGGAGGTATGATGTTCAGTGCAGATGATCTTCTATGTGCTACTGCAGATATATTGGGAAAGAGTACTTACGGTACGGTGTATAGGGCTACATTAGAAGATGGAAGTCAAGTTGCAGTGAAAAGAATGAGAGAAAAGATCACGAAAGTTCAGAGGGAATTCGAGAAAGAAGTCAACGTTCTTGGAAAGATAAGGCATCCGAATCTTCTGGCTATTAGGTCTTATTACTTAGGGACGAAAGGCGAGAAGCTTCTTATTTTCGACTACATGCCTAAAGGAAGTCTCTCAAATTTTCTTCATG CTCGTGGACCGGATACACCAATTCATTGGCCAACAAGGATGAGAATAGCAAAAGGGACGACGAGGGGATTGCTGCACCTTCATACTAATGCCAACATCATTCATGGGAATCTTACATCAAGCAATGTTCTACTTGATGAAAACACAGATGCAATAATTGCAGATTATGGCCTTTCACGCCTTGTAACTGCTGCTGCAAATTCAAATGTTATAGCCACAGCAGGGGCACTTGGTTATCGCGCACCTGAGCTTAATAAGCTCAAGAAAGCCAATGTGAAGACGGATGTCTACAGCCTCGGAGTCATTATACTTGAACTCCTAACTGGCAAGTCTCCAGGCGAGGCAGTGAATGGTGTAGATTTTCCTAGAAAGGTGGCGTCAATTGTGAAAGAGGAGGGAACAAATGAGGTATTCGATTTGGAACTAATGAAGGATGCATCCATAATTGGTGATGAATTGTTAGTTACACTAAAATTGGCTTTGCACTGTGTTGATCCCTCGCCATCAGCTCGACCAGAACTTCAGCAAGTTCTCCGGCAACTGGAAGACATTAGGCGTGAAACGCCAACTGCAGGTCCCTCGACAAGTTACTAG
- the LOC125867754 gene encoding laccase-12-like encodes MEAMKSIVNPLSSICFVCILLLFANAASAKTHYHDFVIQATPVKRLCKTHNSITVNGKFPGPTLEVNNGDTLVVNVVNRARYNVTIHWHGVRQMRTAWADGPEFITQCPIRPGKSYTYRFTIQGQEGTLWWHAHSSWLRATVYGALIIHPKQGENYPFPKPKRETPVLLGEWWDTNPIDVVRRATRTGAAPNVSDAYTINGQPGDLYKCSKQDTIIVHMDSGETNLLRVINAGLNQQLFFTVANHKLTVVGADANYVKPFTTSVLMLGPGQTTDVLIKADQTPSRYYMAARAYASAQGAPFDNTTTTAILEYKTASCSSNCAKTKPVSPSLPAYNDTATATAFTRKFRSPRKVKVPTEIDENLFITVGLGLENCPRGARSRNCQGPNGTRFAASMNNVSFVLPSNFSLLQAHHQGIPGVFSTDFPAVPPVKFNYTGNVSRSLWQPIRGTKLYKLKYGATVQVVLQGTGIFTAENHPIHLHGYDFYIIAEGFGNFNPKTDTSKFNLVNPPLRNTASLPVNGWTVIRFVADNPGVWIMHCHLDVHITWGLAMAFLVENGVSELESLEAPPVDFPVC; translated from the exons atggAGGCAATGAAAAGCATTGTGAACCCTTTAAGTTCTATCTGTTTTGTATGCATTTTGCTTCTCTTTGCAAATGCAGCATCCGCGAAAACTCATTACCATGATTTTGTT ATTCAAGCAACACCAGTGAAGAGGCTATGCAAAACTCACAACAGCATAACGGTGAATGGGAAATTCCCTGGACCAACATTGGAAGTAAACAACGGGGATACTCTGGTGGTTAACGTTGTTAATAGAGCTCGATATAATGTCACAATTCACTG GCACGGGGTTAGGCAAATGAGAACAGCATGGGCAGATGGACCAGAATTTATCACTCAATGCCCAATTAGACCGGGAAAGAGTTACACTTACCGGTTTACAATTCAAGGACAGGAAGGAACTCTTTGGTGGCACGCCCACAGTTCGTGGCTTAGGGCTACCGTTTATGGAGCTTTGATTATCCATCCAAAACAAGGCGAAAACTATCCATTTCCTAAGCCCAAAAGAGAAACACCAGTTCTGCTTG GTGAGTGGTGGGATACAAATCCTATTGACGTTGTAAGACGAGCAACAAGAACAGGAGCAGCTCCTAATGTATCTGATGCTTACACCATCAATGGTCAACCAGGTGACCTATACAAGTGTTCCAAACAAG ATACGATCATAGTCCATATGGACTCTGGCGAAACCAACCTCCTTCGAGTTATCAATGCTGGATTGAATCAGCAGCTTTTCTTTACTGTGGCCAACCACAAGCTTACTGTTGTTGGAGCAGATGCCAATTATGTTAAGCCCTTCACAACATCTGTCCTTATGCTTGGACCAGGACAGACAACCGATGTCCTGATCAAAGCTGATCAGACACCAAGCAGATACTACATGGCAGCACGTGCCTATGCAAGCGCTCAAGGCGCCCCCTTTGATAATACCACAACCACAGCCATCCTCGAGTACAAAACAGCTTCTTGTTCTTCCAATTGTGCCAAGACTAAACCGGTTTCCCCGTCTTTACCAGCATATAATGACACAGCCACTGCGACAGCCTTCACAAGAAAATTCAGAAGCCCAAGAAAGGTCAAGGTACCCACTGAAATCGATGAAAATCTATTCATCACAGTCGGGCTGGGACTCGAGAACTGCCCAAGAGGTGCACGATCTAGAAATTGTCAAGGTCCAAATGGAACTCGATTCGCTGCCAGTATGAACAATGTATCTTTTGTGCTACCATCCAACTTTTCCCTGCTACAAGCACATCACCAAGGCATACCTGGTGTTTTCTCAACTGATTTCCCAGCTGTGCCACctgtaaaatttaattatactGGCAACGTAAGCCGGTCTTTATGGCAACCTATTCGAGGAACTAAGCTGTACAAGCTGAAATATGGGGCAACAGTGCAAGTTGTGTTACAGGGGACGGGTATCTTCACAGCTGAGAATCACCCAATTCATCTTCACGGATATGATTTCTACATCATTGCAGAGGGATTCGGTAACTTTAATCCGAAAACAGATACATCTAAATTCAACCTTGTTAATCCACCTCTCAGAAATACAGCCAGTTTACCCGTTAACGGATGGACAGTCATCAGATTTGTCGCGGACAATCCAG GAGTGTGGATAATGCACTGTCATTTGGATGTTCACATTACATGGGGTTTGGCGATGGCGTTCCTCGTGGAAAATGGAGTTAGTGAATTGGAATCATTGGAGGCTCCTCCCGTAGATTTTCCTGTCTGTTGA